From the genome of Candidatus Fermentibacter sp.:
GCCTCCCTGTCGCCGAGCTGGAAGAAGCGGTACATCGAAGCCACGGCAAGCTCGGCCATGGTCTTCTGGCCGCGATCCTTCAGATTCTCGATCCTTCCCGCCTCGGCGATGGCCAGCAGGAACGCCGCCCTGGGGTGATCCGTCAGGCCGAGGCTGCTGAGCACTGCGTGCGTGAGGGTGGTGGAATCAGGCTCGCGGATCAGCGTGCAGAGGCCTTCGACGGCTGATTCGTACTCAGGGTAGCCTCTGCCGTGAGAGATCCAGGATATGGATACTCCCAACCCGGAGAGCGTCCGCATAGCCTCGGTGAGCTCCGCCTCCAAGCGCCTGCACCCGATGCCCAGAATGGTCGTCTCGGTGATGTCGCGGCCCCACTCCGGCAGATTGGCGAGCCGTGACGGAAGGCTGTAGGAACTCGAGATGAACACCCCCGCATCGGGGTTCGCGAGGAGGAAGGCCGCTCCTGCGGCCGCTCCGTCCAGACTGTTGTCGATGATCACCGTTCTCTTCGCCATGCGCGCCTCCGGGGTTCGACCCGGAGAAACTATCACGACTGTCATACCCGGTCAAATACTGACGGTTCTCCTTCACGCCCCTGACACGCCGCAGGCTCAATCCCCCGTATCAGCTCAGCCAACCTAGAGAGTCGTGCGCGATGAAACTGTTTCACTCGATACCCGCGTCTGTCACACTCTCGGGCGTGTCCTGGCCTGTGCAGTCGCAGATCAACGGGAGCCCGGGCCTGAATTCCGGTTCCGGAGGAGAACCGATCTCGAGTTCGTCGGCTCTGCAGGGCCTTACGCGAAAGGCAGCGATAAGGGCGGCGGTGGGGAGGACGAGCCTCCGCACCGCGTGCCCCTTCCTCAGGCCGGGTTCCCGAATCCGATCTCCCTGCCGCTCTCGATGCCCTTCATCGCGAGCCTCTCGCTGGTCATCGCTGCTCTCAGGTGCTCCATCGAGAGCGGAACACCCTCCGATGCGATGATGAAGAGAGCTTTGAGTGCGGCGCTCCTGATCGATCCACCGGACAGCTCGAACTCCCGTCCGAGGGCATCGAAGTCGATGTCCGGGGAGAGCGGCACGGATTCGGGGAACATCTTTCTCCAGATGGCGGCCCGTGCTTCCGCGTCGGGGGCCGGGAACTCCACCTTCCACCTGATCCTGCGCTCGAAGGCGGTGTCCATCTTCACGGCGTAGTTGGTGGTGAGGATGAGTATCCCCTCGAAATCGTCCATCTCCTTCAACAGGGTGTTGATGTGGCTGTTGATGTAGTAGCTGTTGTGCGTCGAGGAGTCCACGCGGCTCGCGAAGAGCGAGTCGGCTTCGTCGATCACGAGGACCTCACCGTTCCGGGAGGCGTTTCGGAAGATCTCCACGATGTGCTTCTCGCTCTCACCGACGTACTTGTCCATCATGCCCGAGAGCTGCACTACCCGGATGGGCTTACCGAGCTCACCGGCAATGGCTTCGGCGGTGAGGGTCTTGCCGGTGCCGCTAGGCCCGCAGAAGAGGGCCGAGATCCCCCTGCCGGTCGCATACCTCTCGGCAAGACCCCATTCGTCGAAGACCTTGCTCCAGACCCCGACCGACTCGATGATCTGCTTCACCGTCTCTCTCTGGGACTTCCCGAGGATCACGTCGTCCAGCCGGGCGCGGGGCTCCGCAATGTATGACAGGTCGTCTGCCTTCGCTGCCTTCCTCCCCTCATCCCTGCCGAGGCCGGGCAGGAAGTCGGAGGTGCGCAGCATATGCTCTCCCTCGGGCCTAAGAGAAGCCTTCCGACATGCGAGGCGCACGTATCTCCGGAGCTTCGGCCCGGAGGAGGTGAAACTGTCGGCCACCTTGCCGAGGTCGAGGTCGTCTGCCCTTGGGATACCGGCCGGGATCATGGAATCGATCATCCTGATCCGGTCACCGCGTTCGCTGCGCGGTATCTCGACCATGTAGGTGAGCGTGCGTCCGACAGGACCGAGAGAGGGGGCTCCGTTGGCGGTCATTATGACGGTGCTGCCGTACTCACCGACGATGTCTGCAAAGTCGTCGGCGATGCTGGAGTAGTCTTCCATCTCCAGCAGTCCCTCGGACCGGCTGAACCACGGAACGGCACCGAAGATGCGGGCCGTCTGGAAGGTTCTCTCTATGTCCACGCGGGAGTCGATCTCGTTCTCCAAGTAGGCGGGGGTGCTGATGGCGTAGAGCTTCTTCCCGAGAAGAGATGCAAAGGCCTGTGCCACCTTGTCCTTGCCCGTTGCAGGAGGCCCGTAGAACAGGACGACACGCGGATCCCCCTCGTCGGGATCGTCGAGATCCCGGTCCCCCATCGCCAGTTCGATCTCTGCGATGTGGCGTATCTCCCTTTCGAGGGCGGGAGGGAGGTTCAGGTCCTCGAGGGTGCAGCCGGGTTCGATGATCTTCGAGTGCCCGGTGCCCAAGCCGGCCGAATCGATCCCGTGTATGAGACTGCTGATGGAGAGGGGCATCTCGAGTGTGATGCCGAGGAAGTTCTCCTCGCTCATGTCGTTCCATCTGTATCTCTGTGAATACCGGAGCACCCCGCTACAGATGAGGTTCGAGGCGGGCATGAACAGGTTCCTGTTCCTGAGCTGCTCCTCCTCGTCGGGGAAATGGAGCCTCAGGGCGGCCCTGATGTTGAAACTGCCGCAACCGGTGGCCTGATCGATCAATAGTTCGATCTCATGTCTGGAGTAATAGGCGGCTGCGGTGGCCACGACGGAAGCCTCGACCTCTGAGAGCCCGAACTCCCTCGCGATCCTGACAAGAGGCAGATCGACGATGCCGGCATCCACGGTGGCGTCGGCCTTCCTCTTCAGATTCGCTGCCTTGCGCCGGCAGGCCTCGAGAGCCGGCTTGTCGATCGTCTTCGCTTCTCTGGCGAGCATTCGTGCCTTGCGCCTCTCGGCGGCGGTGGAGCAGGACCCGTAATCCGGTTCGTCGGGTGTCCTGCGAACGCTGCACAGGTCACGGACGAGATCGAAGCAGGCCGAGAGGTACTCGGAGTTGGATTTGAAAGGAACTGCAGACTTGATTCGGACAGATGTGTTATTCGTCATTCTACCTCCATCCCACGGGCTTCATCCACCGGCACCCCCGTGGTGCCTGGCGCTCTCGGACAGAATCCGCGCTTCGATCATCAGAGCATCCTTTCTGCCATCCCATCAGTCTTCCTCTCCCGGCCGCAACTTTCAGCTTCGCCCCCCCCCTCCCGGCCCCTGTGGCCGCCCGGCCCTCGGTGGTTTCTGACGTCAGTTTCTGACGCTTCATCGGTATGTGACGCCTTACCATCAGATTCACATCTATCGTACCGTTTCGTATATTACTGCCATATCACACTGCATTCTCCGGTCGTCTGTCCGACCTCCCGACGGGGAGTGCATCGGTTCGCCCTGGCATAACGCTGCCCGCTTGCGCACTGCGACGTCGGATGTACCTGGAAGTGTGCCGGCGTGGTTGTCCGGCTCAGCGATATATAAGCGCCGTATGCGGCTTTGTCAAGCCCCCTCTTTTAGGCCTGCCTCGAGGAGCCATGAAGCCCTCACCGAGGGCGTTCCTGCCCATCATCACCGCGATCCGCTCCCGCCTCCCGTGGTCATCACGCGGGATCATGCTGTCTGCGTTGTGTTTAGATTTCGGCACTCTCTTCGTTCCCAGTTCCAGGTTCGATATCACTTACTGACTGCAATCAGACCTTTACTAAGCCTGTCGGATTGAACCATCGCCCGAAACATCTTGATATAGTGAGATACTTCGAAGATCTGGCATCGTTATTGCTATATTACCCGGAAAGGCCTCGCGGCCGGAAAGGAAAGAGACATGACAGCAGAGCTGAAGACTCTGTTCGATTTCCTCGAGGTGCCCCTGAACGATTCCCCCACCCTTCTCGACAGGTTCTCCGGGCTTCCCGGCGCGGTTTCCTCCGGGGAGGATGAACACCGATCGGTCTACGTGCCTGGCAACCGTGAGGACAGAGTGATCCTCGTGGCCCACGCCGACACTGTCTGGGCAGGAGACCCGGTTCGCAGCTCGATCACCGACCTGG
Proteins encoded in this window:
- a CDS encoding ATP-binding protein, giving the protein MTNNTSVRIKSAVPFKSNSEYLSACFDLVRDLCSVRRTPDEPDYGSCSTAAERRKARMLAREAKTIDKPALEACRRKAANLKRKADATVDAGIVDLPLVRIAREFGLSEVEASVVATAAAYYSRHEIELLIDQATGCGSFNIRAALRLHFPDEEEQLRNRNLFMPASNLICSGVLRYSQRYRWNDMSEENFLGITLEMPLSISSLIHGIDSAGLGTGHSKIIEPGCTLEDLNLPPALEREIRHIAEIELAMGDRDLDDPDEGDPRVVLFYGPPATGKDKVAQAFASLLGKKLYAISTPAYLENEIDSRVDIERTFQTARIFGAVPWFSRSEGLLEMEDYSSIADDFADIVGEYGSTVIMTANGAPSLGPVGRTLTYMVEIPRSERGDRIRMIDSMIPAGIPRADDLDLGKVADSFTSSGPKLRRYVRLACRKASLRPEGEHMLRTSDFLPGLGRDEGRKAAKADDLSYIAEPRARLDDVILGKSQRETVKQIIESVGVWSKVFDEWGLAERYATGRGISALFCGPSGTGKTLTAEAIAGELGKPIRVVQLSGMMDKYVGESEKHIVEIFRNASRNGEVLVIDEADSLFASRVDSSTHNSYYINSHINTLLKEMDDFEGILILTTNYAVKMDTAFERRIRWKVEFPAPDAEARAAIWRKMFPESVPLSPDIDFDALGREFELSGGSIRSAALKALFIIASEGVPLSMEHLRAAMTSERLAMKGIESGREIGFGNPA